DNA sequence from the Parambassis ranga chromosome 1, fParRan2.1, whole genome shotgun sequence genome:
agtcaaacttgcattttcttcaggaaatgcttttaaTGCTAATGGGGGTtgctgcttcctgtgtccaaaccGAGGCACTCagacataaaatgtaaaaaccgtGAGCATCACAAGCGTTTGCATCTACACATCTTTTACTGGATTAAGATGAAGttgcacacatttgtagagcaaaATGTTCTGGTGCTcacagtttttaatttttttgtctgagtgcttcaGTTTGGacacttttccacattcaaatcacacagcttcttatagtcttatggtattattccagcctcagacctttcatatggtatattcacaggctattctttaagttCGATGACTTTATACTGtttttgtcttcagctgttttttttcatatcttcctaatattcaaacattttttacttttcaaaataagagctgcatctttctaaattcttaaccgtgtttcagcaaattaaattcagattcttgcattcttgattgcagattctccagcaattcacacacagctgcagcaatcaaacttgcaatttctgcaggaaatgcttttctagtgtTCAAATGGGatatgatgtgagtgtgacaGCCTTGTAGGGGTATAGGGAGGGAACAGAGTTGGACAGGACATGAAGACCATGTGTGTGGGGGAAATGTAGCGTTAGGAAAAAACTTCGGTTTGTGCTCACAGCTCAGATCATAACGCCCTCAACTGGACATTCAGAGAAAAGCAGGTGACAAGCTGCCACTGAACTGTAGGAGCTTCTGTGTTTTTACGGTAAGTTTTCATTGCTATACTTTTACTTGTTCCATCACTGCCTGATCAGTCTGCATTTTAGAGGGGGTTCCCAGTTGTATATTGTATTAATAGCCAAGTTGGATTAATATGGCTCCCTAATCTCCCAAATAGAGATGAATACAACTCAGTTTTCTCCAAATAGGCCTACATCTAATTATACATACAACTGTGAATGCAAAGAACTTTATGTTTGGAAACTGTATGAGTTGCTATAGTATTAAAAGCAAAGATGCTGTGAAAAGGTTACAGCAATATCCATATATTGTGTACAAATCATACAGTTGTGTAACTTGCAGTTACACTTTGACACACACTAGGTGGCAGACAGCTGCCTGCGTATGCAACACTTTACAGATGtaacacagaacacaaacagaaatacagaaagTACCTCCATGACACGTTTAAAGCTCTCACACACTGCCATGTTAGTTAAGTGTTCATTTTGTGTAACACAGTGAAGACACAAAGCTGACATGGTTGCTCTTCAGTCAGATTACGTTTCCATGACTGTGAGGCAACTTACAGTTCTCGTGGCTGTATGAAAACTGAAGTACAAAACAAGCATTTAAAGCAGTGTGATGGAATCTACTCAGTGGTATTGTCTGATGTTTATATCTTGAAACACTCTCTAATAAACAATAACATCACAGCTACAGCACTGATGAGAATTCTACGGCTGCACTGGGATTGTTTGCCCTGACCAAAAGTATGCTGGTCTGCCTGGCTGTGTGGCTCCGTGGGGTCTCACACCTGTAAAAACAGTATGAGAATATGATACAGAAAGAAGAGGCCGCTGGGTTTGCACGGAAGAGCATGAGTGTGAGGAGCAACACTGTATGGGTCAAAGACTTTCTATTCTTCCAGCTCTACAGAACAAGCACAGATCACTTAAATATATCATATCTTTGGCTAGACATCTGTTTCTCTATGCCCAAAGGCCAGGCTTTAGGTCAGGGGACGTTAGATCAATGATTAGAGTCAGCAGAACATGCTCTGGATGTCACTGCCTATAAGAGATATAATAAACTGTCTGATATGAATAGATATGGAAACCTCCAGAAATACATTTACCTCCATGTTTATTgagagctgcagatgttttgttCCACGTTGTTTTTAGCAAGCTAAACAGAGAACATTAAACTTTGTCATCTTCTCCATGTCTGCTGGTACCAACAGAGTCAGCTGCCACTTCCATGTTGCACCACTTTAGCAATGGACAGCGTTAAGAAAATGAGTCAGATGCAAGGACAGACCACAACTACGAGCACTTGACTGTATGGTAAATGTTAACGAAGCTAAACAAAGCTAAAAATGTACGACTGTCGtaggtttttcaaaataaatgtctaATTTCGAAAGCGCGTCGCCAATACTTTAAAATACGAAGGGTATTTcccaaatatatattatatttggTTATAACTCTTaataaattaagaaaaaaaatgaattaagcCCAATGTGAAATGAGTTTGCTGTTTatcatgtttgtgttattattttgaAGGCACACTCATGCTACTTCCGGTGCTGCCTTGCCTTTCACTGGTTGGTTTACCGCAGCTTGGCAACAGCTGCCTTGTTGCTAGACGACTCTATCTGCAACACTGATGTGGAAACAGCAACCTCTGCTCGGAAAGACAAACATTTTACTGGATTTCGGGAAGCTTCGACTGACACTTCATATCACTGTAGCAGCGGCTCCTTATCTGCAAAAATGCATAGTGTTGTTGACGGAAATTATGGAGTGGTAGCATAGCTAGCGCCTCTTTTGTTACCCCATGTTTTTACTACTAGCAAAGAGAGAGGGGCAAGCTGAAGTAAGCTTTTTGACTTTTTGAAAAAATGAGAGGATTACACACGGACAGAGTACGGTTTTCAAACTTTACGTAACGTTTACTGTCCAGCAATGTTTAGTGCAACTGCTAAAACGTCTCTGGAGGCGAGTGACACCCAAACAGATGAAGACTGTGAAGAGCTGGTGAGTCCTTCTCTTCGTTTAGGTCTAAACACAACTGCTTCGTGTATATTGAATGCTTAACTCaaaacagcacacaacagaaaagTCCATGGCTTGTAAACTGATTTCAGATTGTGATGCCGTTTAGATGTGTGCACTTTAACCAAACTCTTTTTGTTAGTTGTTGATGTCTTTGCTGCTTTATGATTATCTTCAATCCTTTTTGACAATCTCGCTGACATTCACCTCCACTGCTCAACGTAGGTTGAGGATGGCTTCTCGCTTCCGGCTGATATTCCAGAAAAGGTAACGAAATGGACTACTATATCTTCTGTGACATAGCACATCTAATCTGTTATAAGTGTTTGGGGTAATGGCTTGCTGTAGACATGTGCTCTACCTCATGGGGTTTGTTAACACCTTTCCTCTGCTTTTATTTCTCCTATTTGTCCACTATCAGAGAACAAGCAGGGGAAAATCGCCTGGCAAGCCTCCTCTTTCTCCAAGTAAGCGCTCCGCAGTCTCCTGCTGATTGGAGAGCTTTTGCTGACACTTTTAACAAGCTCTACTAAACTATTTTGTTGTGTACATGTAGGGTCTCCATACCTCATCAGTCTGAATTTGAACACCAGGAGAGCAGCAGTGGGAGCATGGAAAGTGCCAAGGGCTTCCCTGGGGGACACCAGAGGTGACACTCCTGGGGATACGGCTTGGTTCACATCTCTCAGCAACGGCCATGGTAGGCACTGTGAAAACATGACTGACGAACAAAGCATGCACAGCACAGTCAGTGTATTTGAGAACAGCTGCTTGCTGCTTGCTTCTGGCATTCTCTGCAACTAAAGCAAAGAGCTAACAAACATAGTAGGTTTGCAGATTATGTGAGTATTTGTTATCTCGTTGgcattaaaaataaagacaaagagacagaaaagatgTTAAAAGCTGTCAGATGGAGAGCAGCATGTCTATTACAGCTAATTTCTttacaatttattttatttgctaaTTGCAAATTGCATGCAATAGCTCAACATTTAGGTAAAAAACTTCACATTACAGAAAGCTGTGACATTAGCTCAACTACTTAAACATTAAGCAGAGTGTTAAACATAGTAAATAACACTGTAAAGTTGTAATAAGGTGATACGCATTAACAATACAAGTCATACAGTAACATAAGAAGTCTCTGTCAATCTAACTGTTTTTATAGATGCATCCCAGACACTAAGATCAGAGTGTGATGTCACCCCAGAGCTGCTCACACAGAACTCGAGCACAAAGAAATACAGACGTCTTCACTCTGCATCTAATGGTGAGTAAATGTGTCGGTGGTCAGAAGTAGAGTTAGAGTTGTATGCCAGCTGAGAAAGGGAGATGGTACAAGAAAAAGACTAAATGTGAGAGTGTGACATGAAAACAGTTTTTCAGCTGACATTGTTATGATTTAGTACACTTATCTACACCCCCAATGTTGGTCCATGTGCTTTTGCAGGTTTGACATTAGGAAAAGCTGACAGCAGGGATAAGGAGGATATGTATGATGAAATCATTCGCCTCAAAAAGGTAAAGCACAATAATTTTGCGTACAATTGTGTCTCAGTTGTGTGTTTTCAATCCACTGCAGTAGCATGCATGTGGGGCGTTCCTCTTCTGCAAGACGGCTCAAAGTTACATCTTAGTGCAACATGTGGATGTCTTGTCTGCGGATGTGGCCTTTACCAGTTCTGTGTGGCGTTTTGTTGCTGACTTGAAAGAGATACATTATAAGATGAATTTTATATATGATTAGTTACTAGTGCTTGTTCCATGCAGAGTCTCCAGGCACAGAAGTCTGACAACCAGCAAATGAAAGCCAAGCTGCGGCGCCTGGAGGAAGATAATGccaaaagagagaaacagataGAAGAACTGTTAGATCCCACGAAGGTAAAGTGAGATCAAACAGCCACTTTTGATTTTAGTCATAAGAACAAGTTATAAAGTTtataatatatttgtttttctctagGGATCTGAATATACTCGGAGTTTGGTGGataagaaaaaagaaggcaGTGTGGTGAGTATGTCCAGTTTGTTAGTGAGCGTAGCAGAAATTATTTCTGGACGTATGTCTAACAAGCTGCTACTGTCCATCCAGATTCTTAACGGGCTGAAACAGAAGATCCTAAAACTGGAGCAacagtgcagagagaaagaaaatgctTTAAGGTAAAACACTTCAATATCTATAcgttcattttatttatgtgtgaaGGAAAACAGTGTTCACATCATTATCTTTTCCAGTAAACTACAAAGTGAGCTGAGAACCACCAATTTGGAGGAGCTGAAGATTACAGTAGAAACTTACTTTGAAGAGGTAACATGCTTATAGATACCAAATAAAAgtatttgtcatatttttcaCCTGGATGCTGAAGTAAACTTGTTGTGAtctaaaatttaaaaatgaagtCAAAGCACAACACTGCTATTTCACATCCACTTGTTTAAAGTGTGAACTTagagtttttgtgtcttttagaTCCAGAGACTGAGGATGCTTCTagaagctgcagagaggaggtaTGTATCGCTGAGACAGGTCCGACAATACTCTGTGAAAGAGTGATCATCCCAACCTAATCAACCTCTAAATGCAAACCCTTGTTAATAGGGACACTGGTGGCTGTtatgtgaactgcagtcagcctCTTGTTGCTCGTGCACAGGCTCACTCACAGGCTCACTCACAGGCTTTTACAGGCAGCTGTGAATGTTTTGCTAAAGCATAAAAATGTTACTTGTAATTCTTTTGCGTATTACACATgggaaaagttcaatattaaaaaactgaaatattcGAAGGATACCTGAAGAGTGGTTAAATATTATTGCAACATTGCTGGTGGATATAAAAAGAAGAACAGTGTGTTCCCTGCTGTTTGTCTTCCTCTcaccccccctctctgtgtctctctgtagtaGTCGAGCTGAGAGTAAATGCTCCAAGAGGGAGCAGAAGGCTTTAAGCTCCACGGTTCATCGTCTGTCTGATAACCTCAAGCAGCTTCAACAGGAGAACACGGCACTCAGAGAAGAACTTAACACTGACAGTCCTGTTGGAGGAATGAAAGGTCTTCACTCACACATcaccacacacatcacacacagtgcTGGTAGAACCAACAAGTTTTGTTAGACTTCAGTGTCTTTTGAAACATTTTCTAACAGCTGTCAACATTCTCCCCTGGGTTTTTTGGCTTACTTCTACATATTTGGTGTGGTGATGGGAATGCATTATAATGTTTTCTAAATTTATTTCCAAACAGGACAATAGAAAGTAGCTCCTCCTAAATTGTATTTCATTATGTGTTTTACAGTAACTGCCTTGGGCCTTCTAATATATTAGAAAGGAGTAAATATGTGTTCAGCATTTTTGCCAGAATTAATGGAGCAATTGAACAATACAGTGTCAACATCACCCATAAAATAAAGTAATTAGCATTTTATTAATAgcactaatatatatatacacatatataagaCAAATCAACTACAGTAATATATGATGtgctgtattattattactatattatgaaaatgttttttgtgattATAACTCTTAGGTTACAGAGAGTGGAGTAAACAGAGATTGCTGAGAAGGCTGTTGGAGGTGGAGAAGGTGAGAGAGAACTAGCTGCTCATGTAAAGACATGCTCATCTCCTAAGATCTGTTTTAGAAGCTGCATTACAGACAGACCCCTCTCTTTCCCTATCAGAGGCTGGAGGGCAGCAGAAGACACACCCCGTCAGCAAAAAGCTGCATCCGATTGGATCAGGAAGTCCAAGCCACGCTCACAGAGACTGTGGGgtttaccatggcaacagaggcAGTGGTTTCCGTAGGAACAATgactgagggaggagaggagttCTTTGATCTGAGGGAATGCCTCAGCCAATCGAAGAAAGAGAAGGCGGAGCTGCAAGAGATACTGTCAAGTAAAGAGTGAGTGAGCAACAGCCAAAGACCACTCTGTCCActttatacatataaatactATGAATCTGTCTGTGCGAGACACTACTATTAAAAATGTTATCATCTATTgaagaaaataacaaaagatGTCCCTGACTGATATTATTACATCAGCAGCATGAAGCCATTTTGTTATTGACATTGTAGCTGTGTTTTCAGGGATGAACTGAAACAACTGAGGACAGAAAGACAAGAActggagagcgagagagaacaACTGAAAGCTGAACAAGAGGAACGGCAGGACAATGAGAGACAGCAGTATAAGTATGTTTTGACTTATTTGATTGCATGGATTTGAATCAATTGGTACATTGACAATTTAGGTTCAGTTTGAAAAACTTCTGCGCGTACCTGTTCTGTGGGTAactttgttttgtgtattgttttttaGACGGGAGTTAGAGCAGTTGTGGGTGAGGATCCAAACtctggaggaggaaaagagcaaACCTGCCCAGGTTGAGCTCTCTTCTCTTTGTCCCACGACGACTGGGAGTCATAATGAAACTCAGGGAAGAGCAGgtctggaggagggagagcagagggacACTGGATGTAAAAAGGAGGAGGCGGAAGGCGATGATGCAAAGAGGAAGGACACAGAGAAGGCAGCAGTGGTCATTCAGACAAACTGGAGGGAGCACAGAAATAGAGTATGTAACATAACACACTTATGTAAAAGGGGATTCTTTGACGTGTAAGAGCagtgttatataaataaatgtccaGACAGTGTCTGAAATGTCtctgcattttcttttcttttaggaCATTGTGATGTTGCAGTCAGCATTAAGAGGGCATCTCCTGAGAGAGTCTCAACTCAAAGAcctgctggaaaacacacagactaagGTTTGACAAAGACCCACTCACACATTCATCTGTCTGTATTTGTGAAGCAGCAAAAAAACACCCCATCATTATTTCATTCAAGTGTGGTGTTCTACCTCACCTTTAGTATCAATATTCACAGGTACATCTAGCAGTACCCAAACactgtgttaaaaaataaacttcacTTTGAGGAGGGTTGGCTCTTCTCTAATATGTGCTCTAATAAAGTGTTATAGGTACTATAGGTAGTTATAGGTATATATGGGCTAATTTGTGTTTGGTAATACTACATGAGTTTCCGCATTGCCATGGGTGATGGACTAGACTTTTCTCAAGCTCTGACAGTATGTTGGACCAGACATTGCTGGctctaaaaaaacattttctgtgtgtcatATTTCATATGTAGTCTCCGTCAGGTGTCATTTCTGTGTTCCTCTCACACACCTAACCTGCCTTGTCCTCCCCATACTCTTTCTCACCTCCTGGGTCCAGGTAGTACCAGAGGCAGTCGGTGATTTAACTTCCTCTGTTGATGGACAGCTAGATGTGGTTGCCTTGACGATGATACAGTCTGCATTCAGGGGACATCTGGCTCGCTGCAGACATACAATAGAAAGGTGACTCATTTATACACAAAAGCAGtcaatatatttttcatttgacATATTTTTGCGTAAacattgatgtgtgtgtgtttgtgtgtttttacatcagctCAGGGTGCTCTGTGCCTTCTCCTGTGGAACACAATTTGCCCACACCGGTACCTAGGAGAGCCCGCTTAGCACAAGCACCCAGCAAAACAGGTGAAGTTTGCACCATTTTTGTGGTGACATCCCTGCATAGTAGTAAAAATACATCAACCAGAAGTAACAGGtcatgacagaaaacacaccaaCCTCAGAATTGGAGTCAGGGGTCAGGCTTCACATGTATTGTGCAACACCCTGGCATCGCTGTGCTCTCGCCCTGAAAATCACTTCGTTTTTCTCCTGACACCTTTATGGGTAGTGATGGATCTCCCTGGCACACTGATCTAATTCCATGGTGCCTGCCTCTCATGCACCAGCCTGAGCTTTGACAGCCAGTGATGAGGACACTCAGCAGACCTGCAGAGCAGTAATGTCACTGTCTCACATAACCTTTTAAGATCTATAGTTGCAGCTGTGCTGTGAAACAATCTTGTCCTAAGCTTCTGCTTCACCCACATGACCCTGCGAGGGTGCACTGCCTTCCTCATCACTTTCTCCAACATCTCCCATGGTTTTTAACAGCATATGGTTGCAGAGTGCAGAACAGCGATGTCAGCATTATATTCCTGCATCCTGCATTTGAAGTGTAGTTGACTTCACTGACACATTTCATTGTCATAAGCATTTAACGGTAGTGGGCACAATATTACTGTAGGTGTAGTTTCATGTAACAACCTGAACATTTGTAAATGTCGCTTATTcaccattttgtttgtttgtttgtttttgcaagaTGCGGCATGCCTCAGTGAGGATGGTGAAAAGGAGGCTGCACGAGAGGACCCCTGGCCTGTCTCTGGAATGGCACCGTCAAAAGGTTAGAGGAAGAGAGGACAAATGACTTTCAGTGTTTTGACTGGGCTAAATTAAAAATGgccataaatgtaaatattatagTGAAATGAGTCAACATACATGTGCTGTCTCCTGCACCTCGAACAGATCTCCCTGACACAGCAGAGACTGATGAAGCCACTGCAGTTGATTCTGATGATTCTGATGATATCATTGTGTCTCCGTCACGTCCTCTAAGAAGCAGAGAAGTCTTACTCttgtagactgtgtgtgtgtgtgtgtctatgtgtgtgaaATCGTATGTAGAAAGATTTTTTTACTCAGAGCCTGTGTGTCGCGTGTTGCACTTACCAGATCATTCGACTTTTTAATGAATCCTGCTAATAAACTTCAATCAGGATAAAACACAATATCGGCTGTTTAAGGGCTTTTCCCATAATAATAACCAGAATTTTCATAAGGACATAACTGGCACTCATTTTCTAtgtaaaatgaaatatataGCATTGCCGCAGTGTTGATCTAAGGCAAGAAAGGGCACTCATAAACATATAAATATGCGCATGCTTTATTTTCATTGGTTATTCTTGATCCAGGTAGCCCTGTTTCATCAGTCTCATTTATTTTCAGAGGTTGTTTTCTTTGCCAAAGTGCCTACTGTGTTGAAATTAACATACAATTGCAGTAATAAATGTGTTCATATTGTTCAACTGATGAGCCCAAGTGAGCCACATCACTTTAATATCATCTGGGCTGGAATTGTGAATAAgtcatatttttaatttgtgaGCGCAAGCACATTAACATATGGTGTGTGCTTATTATTCTATGGCTGATTCTAAGGTATGATTGACGAATGATTTTTCAACTGACGCACTATTGAGCCAAACTGTGAATAATCTGTAGGTCAGTCTGCTGCAGCACTGAACAGTGCAGTAGAGGATACACAGGGAGTGTGACTAATGCCAATAAATACCTGTGCTTTATAATGGATGAATGATAACCTCAGCAAAAACTGTGCAACAAGACTAAACTAACTTAATTGTCATTTAATAAATTGCTGTTTTTCTAAGGAAATGTATAGTTTCTGATTTGGTTCCTGCAGAAAATCATCTGGTAATGTATACTTTTTTATATTGGGGTTTTCCTGCAATGCTGTGATTTTATCCTACAATTAAAAAGTAAAGTTAATGTTTGGTTTTATTCAAGTCTTGTTTTGCATGGTGGTTTTCTATTAGAGAAGCCGAAAAGTTCCTCTAAGCAGAAAAAAATCCTTACACAGAGGACAGGATCCCTTTGGGGTCCTTTGTTTGGGCTGTTTCTGTAAGTCCACTGTAGCCtgatttcctttcctttctcagGTAGATGCAATTAAACTTTAATACACCTGAATGTAAAAGTATAAAAATAGTTAGCATAGTTAAAAAGTTGTAGTTAGATTTTTCTTTAGATAACTGTCTGACCCCTTGTGGGGACTTTTGAGGTCAATGTTTTGATACTAAGGCATATCTAATGTACTCTTGTACTTATGCATGTATTATAGTGGTTATGGGAGTATTCAGCACAATTCATTACTAATACCTTGTAGTAACTAGAGTCATGCATTCAGATTGTTACTTGCATACTAATTGTTACCAATGGTGAAGTCATCTCAGTTCTATGACTGTAACGCGTGCTACCATGAATTCACCGTCAGGGGGAGCCCTGTATGCGCATTTGCTccatccctccttccctccctcacacacacgcacacacacacacacacacacacacagagccggaGCTGCCGCAAAGCCCCGTCCTCCTGGGCTTTTTAAACACCGTGTTTGCCTCACGCTCCAACAATATCATCCAACAGAGGAGCCGCAGCGCTGAACGCACTCAGCCGACGGTCACCGTGGGAGAAACGGTCAGAGCAAAGATACCGACGGCATCGTCAAACCGGGGAAAACTAGATACACGGTTGCGGGTCAAAGAGTTTAACCCTTAATCTGCCGTAGTGCTGTTGTCGGAGAGGGTAGTCGAAACGGTTGAAGGCGTCTCTGTGAGATGTGAGCGGACCGGGTCTGTGACCGTGATTCCGTTCTTTTCAATGTGGTTGGGACTGCAGCCGACTCGCTCGTTGCAGCTAGCTCGGTACGGCCGCGTTGATGCAGCAGCGCACGGCTGTCGTGCTCAAATCCACCGCCGGATCTGGGAAGACAATAGGTGAAATATACGCCGGTCTGGACTCCAAAGACTACACGAAATCACAGTGTGCACCCGCTCGGGCTTCACTAGGTAGGTTTACAACACTGTTTAATATGTTTGTGGGCTCAGTGGTGT
Encoded proteins:
- the iqce gene encoding IQ domain-containing protein E: MFSATAKTSLEASDTQTDEDCEELVEDGFSLPADIPEKRTSRGKSPGKPPLSPRSPYLISLNLNTRRAAVGAWKVPRASLGDTRGDTPGDTAWFTSLSNGHDASQTLRSECDVTPELLTQNSSTKKYRRLHSASNGLTLGKADSRDKEDMYDEIIRLKKSLQAQKSDNQQMKAKLRRLEEDNAKREKQIEELLDPTKGSEYTRSLVDKKKEGSVILNGLKQKILKLEQQCREKENALSKLQSELRTTNLEELKITVETYFEEIQRLRMLLEAAERSSRAESKCSKREQKALSSTVHRLSDNLKQLQQENTALREELNTDSPVGGMKGYREWSKQRLLRRLLEVEKRLEGSRRHTPSAKSCIRLDQEVQATLTETVGFTMATEAVVSVGTMTEGGEEFFDLRECLSQSKKEKAELQEILSSKEDELKQLRTERQELESEREQLKAEQEERQDNERQQYKRELEQLWVRIQTLEEEKSKPAQVELSSLCPTTTGSHNETQGRAGLEEGEQRDTGCKKEEAEGDDAKRKDTEKAAVVIQTNWREHRNRDIVMLQSALRGHLLRESQLKDLLENTQTKVVPEAVGDLTSSVDGQLDVVALTMIQSAFRGHLARCRHTIESSGCSVPSPVEHNLPTPVPRRARLAQAPSKTDAACLSEDGEKEAAREDPWPVSGMAPSKDLPDTAETDEATAVDSDDSDDIIVSPSRPLRSREVLLL